Within Alphaproteobacteria bacterium, the genomic segment TAAGAATTTTGTGTTTTAGCCATGATAACTTCTCTTTATATTGGTAGGTGTTGGTTAATTACAAAATCACTATAACTCATTATTTGTTGCGATGCAACATAAAATTATTTCCCTTTAAAATCCGCCATTTTTAGAGAAACTCGTCATTTTTAAATTATTTTTTCTATTTATATTTTATATATTTTGCAATGCGATATTATTTTGAAAGATCAAAAGCTCGTTTAACTGCTTGATCAATTGCTTTTTCAATTATCTCTTCAAAATTACTTTCATGAATTAAATAATTTAAGGCAGCTTCTGTTGTTCCTCCGGGGCTTGTAACCTTTGTACGTAAATTCGCAAATGTTTCTAAAACTAATTCTTTAGATAAAAAGGCTGATCCAATTAAAGTTTTACGTACTAAATTTTCAGCCAAATCAAATGGAAGCCCTCCTTTAATTGCAGCTTTAATCATACATTCTGCTAAAAAAAATATGTAAGCTGGGCCACTACCACTTAATGCTGTAATTGGATCAAATAATGTTTCATTTTCAATCCAAATTACATCCCCTACAACTTTCAAAATTTTATCTGATATTTCCTGATGTTGCTTATTGACCCATTTGTTAGAACATAAAACTGTAATAGAAGATTGCACCAAAACAGCAATATTTGGCATCGCCCGTATTAAGGAAACTGGGGTACCCAAAATCCTTTCCATAAATTTAAACGTAATACCAGCTGCAATTGACAAAAAAGCTGTATCTTTATCAACAAATCTTTTATAGGAAATTAATACATTTTCAAAATGTTGTGGTTTTATTGCTAAAACAATAAGAGATGGTCTAAAATTATTTGGTATTGCGTCAGAATGTGAAAATATTTTAATCCCCTGATTAGACCACAAGGCAAGATCATTACAATGTGGATCAATAACAATAATTTTTGAAACATCAATAGTTTTTTGTTGTACCCACCCATGAAGCAAAGCTTGCCCCATTTTGCCACAACCAACTAAAACTAAATTAAAATCAAAACTCATTATATGTATAAATTATGCACTACCTACAACATCAAAGGCTGCCATTGTATAGGCATCATATGGTTTTTGATCAGACCATAAAACATATTGTAGCGCAGGATAAAAACGTTCCCATTCAATAAGAGCTGTATCAATAAGATCTTGGCAAAGTTCAACCCCCATATTTTTAACACCTTTTAAAAGTATTGTGTGACGAAAAACAGGAACCAACAAATCTTTATTTAAAGCAAAATGGCCTAACCATAATTTATGATTAATAATAGATACAAGCTCTATAACTTCAGGATATTTGTAATCAGGAATACATAGATCAGAAAAACTAGAAAATATTAGTGCTTCTAATTCTTGGTCCCAAACAAAATGCATTTTGTATTGACACCATTGGCCACGTATTTGTGCCGCTATTTCTTGCACATTGTAACGGTCAAATTGCCAACCATATGCTTCTATAACTTTTTCAACAATATTAATTGGATTAGAGTGCACTATTTCTCTATTATGATTTAACAAAACTACCTCTAAAATAATTAACCAAAGTTTTGCTAGTTTATAATTTTAATAGTAGGCGGTCAACAGTTTATCACTACATATAGTAGGTTATTAGAGTTATTTGAAATTTGTTTTTTCTAACTTATCTAAACGTTCTTTTAACATTTCTTGATCTGCACGAGCTTGCGCCACCATTGCCTTTACAACTTCAAATTCTTCTCGTTTTACATAATTTATTCGCATTAATAAACGTTCGACACAATCTTGAACCCATATTTCTAATTCTTGACGAAATGAGCTTAAACTGCCTAAAAATCCTGAAGCTACCCTAGACATATCTTCAAACCAATAGTTTTTATTCATAATATTATCTCCTTAGATTCTTAATAAAAGCTTCTTAACTTGAAAGTAAGAATTAATTTCTTATATAATTATTATATACAATTTAATAGTTGAGGGTGAATAAAATCATGAGCCCACCTGACCTTAAAAATTCTAAATACTGATAATCCTTGTAGTATTCCTTAAATAAATCTCCTAAGGAAAATTTTTCTGTTAGTTTTACAGAAAATAAAGATATATTTTTAAATTAACCCTACATAATATATGTAGGGTTAATTTATACTTACTATTTTATAGATTTAACTATCTGCCTATTTTATAATGATCTAACCTTAAAAGCATCTCTTATAATAATTAGAATGAATATGTTAAATAATTTTGTTTTTTATAGCTTGATTATTGTTATGTTTGCAACACTTATAGCCCTATTTTTAGGTATTTTTACAATGATCAAAGGTGGCGAAGTTTCAAAAAAATATGGAAATTTTTTTATGCGGTGGCGTGTTGGATTACAAGGATTAGCCATTGTTCTTTTTATTTTATTAATATTATTTAATATGAATACTCATTAAAAATAACTTATAACATAAAATCTTAATACGTTTGAACAAGGTTCATCTTGGTAAAACTTGACCGAATATATACTAAAGGTGGTGATAAGGGAAAAACCTCTCTAGGAAACGGTAAAAGAGTTTCAAAATATAATATACGAGTTATAGCATTTGGTTCTGTAGATGAAACTAACGCTGTTTTAGGACTGGCTCGCTTTTATAGTTATGCTCATCCTCAAACACAATTAAATCTTACTTATATTCAAAATGATCTTTTTGATTTAGGTGCCGATCTTTGTGTGCCAATAGAAAAAAACATAAGCGCAAAACAAAGATTACGTATGGCTGTAACACAAGTTACAAGATTAGAAAAAGAAATTGATCAAATTAATCTTAAACTTTCTCCTTTAAATTCATTTGTTTTACCCGGGGGATCTGAACTTGCATCTTACCTTCATTTAGCACGTACGCTGGTTAGAAAATCTGAAAGATATATATGTGCTTTAGCTGCAAAAGAATCTATTAATCCTGTAATATTGCAATATATGAATCGATTATCAGATTATCTTTTCGTTTTAGCACGTTATCATAATAATCTAGGGAAAGATGATATATTATGGAAACCTGGGGAAAACCGTTAAAATAAATTATATACATTTTAAGATTTTCTTGACATATTTTCAGAGGAAGCTTACTTTCCGACCGCAAAACTTAACCAAATTCATAGCAACATATAAATATCCAATTGGTAAGGCATCAATAAATGAAAAT encodes:
- the proC gene encoding pyrroline-5-carboxylate reductase, whose translation is MSFDFNLVLVGCGKMGQALLHGWVQQKTIDVSKIIVIDPHCNDLALWSNQGIKIFSHSDAIPNNFRPSLIVLAIKPQHFENVLISYKRFVDKDTAFLSIAAGITFKFMERILGTPVSLIRAMPNIAVLVQSSITVLCSNKWVNKQHQEISDKILKVVGDVIWIENETLFDPITALSGSGPAYIFFLAECMIKAAIKGGLPFDLAENLVRKTLIGSAFLSKELVLETFANLRTKVTSPGGTTEAALNYLIHESNFEEIIEKAIDQAVKRAFDLSK
- a CDS encoding YbjN domain-containing protein, with amino-acid sequence MHSNPINIVEKVIEAYGWQFDRYNVQEIAAQIRGQWCQYKMHFVWDQELEALIFSSFSDLCIPDYKYPEVIELVSIINHKLWLGHFALNKDLLVPVFRHTILLKGVKNMGVELCQDLIDTALIEWERFYPALQYVLWSDQKPYDAYTMAAFDVVGSA
- a CDS encoding accessory factor UbiK family protein, which encodes MNKNYWFEDMSRVASGFLGSLSSFRQELEIWVQDCVERLLMRINYVKREEFEVVKAMVAQARADQEMLKERLDKLEKTNFK
- a CDS encoding twin transmembrane helix small protein; amino-acid sequence: MLNNFVFYSLIIVMFATLIALFLGIFTMIKGGEVSKKYGNFFMRWRVGLQGLAIVLFILLILFNMNTH
- a CDS encoding cob(I)yrinic acid a,c-diamide adenosyltransferase, with the translated sequence MVKLDRIYTKGGDKGKTSLGNGKRVSKYNIRVIAFGSVDETNAVLGLARFYSYAHPQTQLNLTYIQNDLFDLGADLCVPIEKNISAKQRLRMAVTQVTRLEKEIDQINLKLSPLNSFVLPGGSELASYLHLARTLVRKSERYICALAAKESINPVILQYMNRLSDYLFVLARYHNNLGKDDILWKPGENR